In the Engystomops pustulosus chromosome 2, aEngPut4.maternal, whole genome shotgun sequence genome, one interval contains:
- the LOC140117294 gene encoding uncharacterized protein isoform X3 has translation MSMEIPFMDHVRHSLMIDKNKDVIIDKLLNLTLEIICLLTGEDYVVVRRSADLCVSEQRGRHVSDGCSEVQGLISGDSSPSPPLTEDNPPPRIPEPGRNLHRDTQKLPIKSEEAEVCVWDHSADQRGAVEVGAPELRSAAAHREGSPPRKCRTPECSQGQAPPSGDRTFHQCKEEEDSAVPGDVGAGGDDITHHQDQCLEDFIEEDSEMTAQEYQHPIKSEEAEVCVWDHSADQRGAAEVGAPELRSAEGPFICVAASSHVTNVTNQDRTFHQCKEEEDSAVPGDVGAGGDDITHHQDQCLEDFIEEESETTAQEYQHSIKSEEAEVCVWDHSADQRGAAEVGAPELRSAEGPFICVAASSHVTNVTNQDRTFHQCKEEEDSAVPGDVGAGGDDITHHQDQCLEDFIEEDSEMTAQEYQPDVRDGTLHLPCKEEAAPDYMTSGSAISSLHHCSQDHFPRPPDPAVHPKSPSTNNPFSCSICGVRFASETTFAAHRRSHAEERTYSCTFCGKSFNQHWRLLTHKRKHTGEKPFSCPVCGRCFAERSALVAHQRIHSGEKPYKCTQCPRSFVQKSNLVKHQRIHTGEQPFVCSQCGRRFSQGSNLVRHQRLLHHFI, from the exons ATGAGCATGGAGATTCCCTTCATGGATCACGTCCGTCACTCGCTCATGATTGACAAGAACAAAGATGTGATCATCGACAAACTCCTAAACCTGACCCTGGAGATCATCTGCCTGctgaccggagag GATTATGTGGTAGTGAGAAGATCTGCAGACCTCTGTGTGTCAGAGCAGAGGGGGCGTCATGTGTCAGACGGGTGCAGCGAGGTCCAGGGTCTGATATCCGGGGAttcctctccttctcctcctctaacAGAAGACAATCCTCCCCCAAGGATCCCAGAACCTGGCAGGAATCTGCATAGAGACACCCAAAAG CTTCCCATAAAGTCAGAGGAGGCTGAAGTCTGCGTGTGGGACCACTCAGCGGATCAgcggggggctgtggaggtcggTGCTCCGGAGCTGCGCTCAGCTG CTGCACACAGAGAAGGAAGCCCCCCGAGGAAGTGCCGGACCCCCGAGTGTTCTCAGGGCCAG GCTCCGCCGTCAGGGGACAGGACCTTCCATCAGTGTAAGGAGGAGGAAGACTCGGCCGTTCCTGGGGACGTTGGGGCAG GGGGAGATGATATCACACATCACCAGGATCAATGTCTTGAGGACTTTATAGAGGAAGACAGTGAGATGACTGCGCAAGAGTATCAG CATCCCATAAAGTCAGAGGAGGCTGAAGTCTGCGTGTGGGACCACTCAGCGGATCAGCGGGGGGCTGCGGAGGTCGGTGCTCCGGAGCTGCGCTCAGCTG AGGGGCCGTTCATCTGTGTTGCTGCTTCCAGTCATGTGACCAATGTAACCAATCAGGACAGGACCTTCCATCAGTGTAAGGAGGAGGAAGACTCGGCCGTTCCTGGAGACGTTGGGGCAG GGGGAGATGATATCACACATCACCAGGATCAATGTCTTGAGGACTTTATAGAGGAAGAGAGTGAGACGACTGCGCAAGAGTATCAG CATTCCATAAAGTCAGAGGAGGCTGAAGTCTGCGTGTGGGACCACTCAGCGGATCAGCGGGGGGCTGCGGAGGTCGGTGCTCCGGAGCTGCGCTCAGCTG AGGGGCCGTTCATCTGTGTTGCTGCTTCCAGTCATGTGACCAATGTAACCAATCAGGACAGGACCTTCCATCAGTGTAAGGAGGAGGAAGACTCGGCCGTTCCTGGAGACGTTGGGGCAG GGGGAGATGATATCACACATCACCAGGATCAATGTCTTGAGGACTTTATAGAGGAAGACAGTGAGATGACTGCGCAAGAGTATCAG CCTGATGTCAGGGATGGGACGCTCCATCTGCCGTGTAAGGAGGAGGCCGCTCCTGACTACATGACCTCAG GCTCTGccatctcctccctccaccattgctCGCAGGATCATTTCCCCCGTCCCCCGGACCCAGCTGTTCATCCGAAATCCCCCAGTACAAATAATCCTTTCTCCTGCTCCATCTGCGGAGTTCGTTTCGCTTCGGAGACTACGTTTGCTGCTCATAGGCGTTCCCACGCGGAGGAGAGAACCTACAGCTGCACCTTCTGCGGCAAATCCTTTAACCAGCACTGGCGGCTCCTGACGCACAAGAGGAagcacaccggggagaagccgttCTCGTGTCCCGTGTGCGGCAGGTGTTTCGCGGAACGTTCTGCGCTGGTGGCTCATCAGCGGATCCATTCTGGAGAGAAACCCTACAAGTGCACCCAATGCCCCAGGAGCTTTGTCCAGAAGTCCAACCTGGTCAAGCATCAGCGCATTCACACCGGGGAGCAGCCCTTCGTGTGCTCTCAGTGCGGGCGCCGCTTCTCTCAGGGCTCCAACCTCGTCCGGCACCAAAGACTATTGCACCATTTTATATAG